A genome region from Gadus macrocephalus chromosome 15, ASM3116895v1 includes the following:
- the eif4e1c gene encoding eukaryotic translation initiation factor 4E family member 1c, with product MATSEPKPADIEEPQPEIPVLPSSDEYIKHPLQNKWALWYFKNDKSKSWTENLRLISKFDTVEDFWALYNHIQQPSKLGFGCDYCLFKDGIKPMWEDDRNKLGGRWLMTLNKQQRHNDLDRYWMETLLCLVGESFDESSEDVCGAVVNVRPKGDKIAIWTSNCQNRDAIVTIGAGYKERLSLPSKPLISYQSHDDTSSKSGSTTKNMYSV from the exons ATGGCGACATCCGAGCCG AAACCAGCTGATATTGAAGAGCCCCAACCTGAGATTCCAGTGCTGCCGAGTTCTGATGAGTATATCAAGCATCCTTTGCAAAACAA ATGGGCACTATGGTACTTCAAAAATGACAAGAGCAAAAGCTGGACGGAGAACTTGCGTCTCATCTCCAAGTTTGACACCGTAGAAGACTTCTGGGC attATACAATCACATACAGCAACCGAGCAAACTGGGCTTTGGCTGTGATTACTGCTTATTTAAG GATGGCATCAAGCCAATGTGGGAGGACGACCGGAACAAGCTGGGCGGCAGGTGGCTCATGACCCTCAACAAACAGCAGAGACACAACGACCTGGACCGCTACTGGATGGAGACG CTTTTGTGTTTGGTGGGCGAGTCATTCGACGAGTCCAGTGAAGACGTGTGTGGAGCTGTGGTCAATGTCAGACCCAAGGGGGATAAAATAGCAATTTGGACCAGCAACTGCCAAAACAGGGATGCCATCGTAACGATAGG GGCAGGGTACAAGGAGCGTCTGAGCCTTCCCAGCAAGCCCCTGATCAGCTACCAGTCACACGACGACACATCCAGCAAGAGTGGATCCACCACCAAGAACATGTATTCTGTTTGA